The segment GTCCGCGCTAACGGCTTGGAAAGCCGTGCGACAATGAAAGGACAGCACGATTTAGCCACAGGTGGTGAGCGCGTGGATGCGACTAAAAAATTCCGCCGGGGCGTTCCTCGCCGGAAATACCTCATTCAATCATCTCACCAGCGATGTATACTGGTCGGTTTATCATTCATGACCCGGCAGGAGGCGATCCTAACACGATGAGCGAATATGGGAGTTCCGCAGCATCCACACACCAGCACTTTGGGGCGGGCGGACGATGAGCCGATTTATTGCGGTAGGCGATATTCATGGGTGCAGCAAAACCTTTGAAAAATTGCTCGAGATTCTGGACCTGCGTCGCGATGACACGCTTCTGTGCACAGGAGATCTATCGTCCAAAGGCGAAGACTCACGCGGGGTTCACGACCAATTGCTTCGGTTGCAACACCGCGGCGTGCGACTGGTGCTGTTGCTCGGCAACCATGAGCTAATGCTGCTGGCCATGCAGCGCCTAGTCGGCGCCGACGTCGACCTCACCGCGTTTCCGCCGTCGATGTTTCGTGGAGCCGATATCAGCTTCTTCATACGCAGCAATGAGACCTGGGCAACACTCAAATCGTACGGTCTGCCGTGTGCCGACAATGCGGACTTTTGGGCATTTCAACACGATCACCCTGAACGACATTTCGAAAAAGTAACGCGAAAACTCCAGCGTACGGATTGGGAACTTCCTCAGCCGCATTTGGATCTGCTGTCGCAGTGCAAGACGCATCATATCGAGCGAAACTGCTTGTTCGTGCATTCCGGAATTCGTCCATCCAGTCTGCAGATGGACGACGCACACCGCGCCATCGAATCCCAAATTGCCGCCGACGCAAGAGACCTGTGTTGGACCCGCGACGGGCTCGGCCACGCCCCCCGCTTTCCGGAACTGATCGTTCATGGACACACACCGCTCTTTTATTTGTACTCGTTCATTCCCGATACCACTCCCTGGCGCGACGAAGAGTTGATCTTCAAATCCGTCGTCCATGATGGCGCGCTGAATTTAGATAGCGGCGTTTTCCTCGAGGCTGGCCATTTGACCGCCGTCGAGATTCCCGAAAGCGGCCGTCCCTGCGATTTTCGCTTCATTCGCGTCCCCCGCCTGGACCCAGTTTGCAAGGACCGTCTGTGGCACTTCAACTATCGCTAAACGCCTGCCGGTGGAGGTGTGGCAAACGCTTCCGCTGGGGTGCGCTCGGCGAAAATCCGCGCAGGCAACACGTCCGAACAGGCCATCGGATAGGGTCGGAGTGGCATCTCCTGACGTCCCTTCGGAACGATTGGTGTGTGGGGCGTTCGTAGGCCATGCTCTAATCCCCATGGCGACAACCCATCGCCACGAGCATGGCTATTGTCAGTCCCAACGGGACGGCAGGATGTAGCCACGCGGCGCGAGCCCGTGGATGCTGGAGAAGAGGTAATTCCAAAGCCCCGAAGGGGCGACA is part of the Novipirellula caenicola genome and harbors:
- a CDS encoding metallophosphoesterase, which codes for MSRFIAVGDIHGCSKTFEKLLEILDLRRDDTLLCTGDLSSKGEDSRGVHDQLLRLQHRGVRLVLLLGNHELMLLAMQRLVGADVDLTAFPPSMFRGADISFFIRSNETWATLKSYGLPCADNADFWAFQHDHPERHFEKVTRKLQRTDWELPQPHLDLLSQCKTHHIERNCLFVHSGIRPSSLQMDDAHRAIESQIAADARDLCWTRDGLGHAPRFPELIVHGHTPLFYLYSFIPDTTPWRDEELIFKSVVHDGALNLDSGVFLEAGHLTAVEIPESGRPCDFRFIRVPRLDPVCKDRLWHFNYR